AGCCGAAGAGCAGCACATAGACCAGCCCGGAAATTACCGGCGAGACTGAGAATGGGAGGTCTATGAGCGTGATGAGGAAGGCTTTGCCTTTGAATTCGAACTTGGCAATGGCCCAAGCTGCCGTGACGCCAAACACCATATTGAGTGGTACCGAGATGAAAGCGACCAATAGCGTTAGTCGAATGGCAGATAGCGCATCGGGATCCATGATCGCTTCCAGCCATGCTCCGACTCCGTTTCGAAACGCTTCGGAGAAAACTGCAAGCAATGGCAAAAACAGAAAGAATGCCAGGAAAACAAGCGCGATTGCCATCAATAGACGCTGAGCCAGCGGTGTTTCCGTTGTGGTAGACTGGATTGAGAGCGTCTGATCAGTCATGACCGAACCTCCTCCGGCTCCAAGCCTGTATCAGGTTGATCAGCAGCAACATCATGAAGGAGATTGACAGCATCACCACACCAACAGCTGTCGCCGCAGCGTAGTTGAACTCTTCAAGCCGGATGACAATGAGTAGCGGCGCGATTTCCGAAACATACGGAATATTTCCCGCAATGAAGATAACCGAGCCATATTCCCCGATACCCCGCGCCATCGCCATGGCAAAGCCGGTCAGGATGGCGGGTAACAAGCCGGGCAATAACACCCTTGCAATGGTCTTAAGCCGCGAAGCTCCAAGCGTCGCGGCCGCTTCCTCGACTTCCCGATCCACCTCTTCGAGCACAGGCTGAACGGTGCGAACTATGAATGGCAGCCCGATGAAGACGAGAGCGACCACGATTCCTGCGGGGGTAAATGCGACTTTGAAGCCCAGTTTTGCCAGCAAGCTTCCAATCATGCCGTTGGGCGCATATAGCGTCGCCAGGGCGATGCCTGCCACTGCTGTAGGCAGGGCAAAGGGCAGATCAACCACGGCATCCACGATTTTTCGTCCCGGGAAGCGGTATCGCACCAACACCCAAGCGACCACGAGGCCGAAAACCGTATTGATGAGAGCGGCCAAAACGGCGCTGCCAAAACTTGTTTGGAGTGCCGCAATGGTGCGCTGATCGCTGGCCAGTTGCCAGAAGGATTGCCAGCCCAAATCGGATGAGCGCCAAACCAGTCCCGAAAGCGGGATCAGAATGACAAGCGAGAGATAGCAAACCGCAAAGCCCAATGTCAGGCCAAAGCCCGGAATGACGCTGGGCTCACGAAAGTGCCATCTGCCGGGAGCAACTGCGATGGACATGTTAGCGCCCCGGTTTGTAAATCTGGTCAAAGATGCCACCATCCCCGAAAAATTCGGGTTGCGCCTTCTTCCAGCCTCCAAAGTCATCTACCGTTACCAGAGTAAGGTCTGGAAAGCGCTTCATGTCTTCGGCATCAGCCAATTCAGGTTTGTAAGGTCGGTAATAGTTTTTTGCGGCTATGCGCTGGCCTTCGGGGCTGTAGAGCCCTTCAAGATAGGCCTTGGCAACTTCGGTTGTTCCTTTTGCCTCGGTATTTCCCTCAAGCATGGTTACGGGCGGTTCTGCCTTGATCGAGATAGAGGGAACAACAATCTCGAATTTGTCAGGCCCCAGCTCTTCCAGAGCAAGAAATGCCTCATTCTCCCATGCAAGTAAAACGTCGCCTATGCCGCGCTGAACGAAGGTTGTTGTTGAGCCTCGTGCGCCGGTGTCAAGCACAGGAACATGCTTGAATAGATCGCCGATATAGTCGCGTATTTTGGTTTCGTCCCCACTGTAGACCTTTTGTGCCCACGCCCAGGCGGCCAGAAAGTTCCATCGCGCGCCGCCAGATGTTTTTGGATTTGGTGTAATGACTTCAACACCGTCTGCAATAAGATCACCCCAGTCGCTTATTGCTTTCGGATTGCCCTTTCGCACCAGAAAGATGATGGTTGATGTGTAAGGAGCGCTGTTGTTGGGAAGTTTGTCGCGCCAATTGGCTGGAATTTTACCCGTCTTTTCGGCGATGGCATTGATGTCTGCTTCAAGGGCAAGTGTTACGACATCTGCCTCAAGTCCATCAATAACGGAACGAGCCTGCTTTCCAGACCCTCCATGAGACATTCTGATGGTTAAATGATCTCCGGTTTGTGCTGTCCATTCTGCTGTAAATTGCTGATTGAACTCCTTGTACAATTCTCTGGTCGGATCGTAACTCACGTTGAGAAGCGTGATATCCGCTGCGGCTACCGGTGCAGCAAAGCCGATGGAAAACCCCAAAACGGCAGCCGCGGTGATACTTCGATATCGAGTCATGACAGCCTCCCTGATCACAATCAATCAACCTAATCTCTATCAATTTAGTAGAGTTAGTCAAGGCAATATTTTGAGAGGTGCTAAAAGCCTTAAGCTATCAATGGGATATCGCTTTGTTCCGGGGACGCTATTGCGTCTGCAATCGTCGTTTTATCGAGAATATTTCGTGTTGCCTCTGCAACTTTGGCAAAGACACTACGAATTTCGCAAGCTGCCTCGTCTTCACAACCATCACATTTGCGGTAAGCCATTTTGCTGAGACACGGTAGCGGTGCGAGTGGTCCATCGACAATGCGCAGAACTTCGCCAAAGGTTATTTCATCGGCATTTTTGAGGAGCAGATAACCGCCCATTTTGCCGCGACGGCTTTGGACGATGCCGTGACGTTTCAAATCCAGAAGGATCTGTTCCAGAAATTTTTTGGGAATGCTTTGAGATGTTGCGATATCAGATATCATGCACACTTCGTCCTGCTCAGTGCGCGCCAGCGCGATCAACGCTCTGAATGCATATTGTGCCTTTTGCGATATCATGATGTGTCACGCCCTTTTGCCGACTTCTCCGCTAATCTAACAAATCCTATCGGGATAGTCGTCAAAAAAATAGTGACCTTATGAAGAGGCAGGATTTGGTAGCCCGATAGAACGACGGGCCACCTTTTGCTGCATGTCAGGCATTTTCGAGCCAGTAGCTATGGCGAGCCCTGTCAAAGCCGAGGATCTTGCCTCCAGAAGCAAAACATGTTTGCAAGGCTTCTCGGATGCGCAAGCGTTCCGCCATGGCTTTTGGAGGATCTTGTGCCAAAAGAGCATCAATGTTCTGAGGGATTTCAAGCCACTGCCCGTTTGCATCATTGTAATCGGGTGTGAAGATCCCCTCAGCTCTTTGCGCAACGCTGTCTGCGGCAAGATCCCATACCGCCATAATCCTGTCAGATGGCAATCCGGCGTTCATGCCCGGCATTGCTCCGTAATAGTCGATAAAATACTGGTTCGATACTGCGCCGAGAACACCGATATTAAGCCCGGCATTGACTGCGCGCAGAGGATCATAAGTCCAGCGAATTTTGGTAAGGCCACGCGCAAGGCACCAATCGCGCTGGAACCATTTGAGTTTTGCTCCGAGCCCCAGACCTCTGGCGGTTGGGTGAACTGCCAAGCGGTGTGAGTGCTGTAGTCCCGGCGTTACGGTAGGAAATCCTAAAAGGAAGCCAAGCATTTCTTCACCGCGAAACGCTCCGCCGATTAGTGCTCCTTCTGATTGAAGAGCCATCAGGATGTCGGAGTTATCAGGCTTTTCGCCCTCGCCCCATGCTTCGATCTGAAAGCCTTCAGAGCGTTGCAATTCAGCAAGGCCAGAGAGTTCTCGCAATATTACTGCTTCACTTGTCATGCACGAAAAGTCTCCGTTGCGCTTGTTACGGTTTCAAGGAAATCACGATCAAGGGTGACCCCTATGCCGGGCCCGTTTTGTGGAACAGGCATCATGCCATCAGTTGATTCGAGCGCCTCGTTGATAATGTCGCGCTTGAAATATCGGCTTGAGGATGAGGTGTCGCCGGGTTTGGTGAAGTTGGGAAGGGTCGCGAGGTGGATGTTGTGGGCACGTCCAATGCCGCTTTCAAGCATGCCGCCACACCAGACCGGAGCGCCAAAGGATTCCGATATGTCGTGGATGGCGCGGGAGGCTTCATAGCCTGCGACGCGTCCGACCTTGATGTTGATGACACGTCCGGCCTCATTGGCCAATGCTTTGCGGCAATCGGCGGCGCTGCGGATGGATTCATCAAGGCAAATCGCGGTTTTTATTTCGCGCTGAACGATGGCATGGTCATGGATGTCATCAACGGCCAATGGCTGTTCGATATAGTCGAGATGAAAATTATCCATTGCTCTGAGAATTGGCAGATCAACAAGTCCATAAGCGGTGTTTGCATCTACTGTCAGCTTTATCTCAGGGAATTCTTTGCGCACGGCTTCCAAAAGCTTGAGGTCGTGGCCCTGTTTGACCTTGAGTTTGGTGCGTTTGTAACCGGCGTCATTGGCTACGCGAATGCGCTCCAGCGTGGTTTCGATGGAAGCAATGCCGATGGACACACCGACTGGCACCTCATCGCGCACGCCGCCAAGGGCAGCCTTGAGCGGAATGTTAAGCGCTTTGCACCACATGTCATAATAGGCCATCTCGACAACAGCCTTGCTCATGCGATGGCCGCGCCATGGTGCC
This window of the uncultured Cohaesibacter sp. genome carries:
- the cysT gene encoding sulfate ABC transporter permease subunit CysT — translated: MSIAVAPGRWHFREPSVIPGFGLTLGFAVCYLSLVILIPLSGLVWRSSDLGWQSFWQLASDQRTIAALQTSFGSAVLAALINTVFGLVVAWVLVRYRFPGRKIVDAVVDLPFALPTAVAGIALATLYAPNGMIGSLLAKLGFKVAFTPAGIVVALVFIGLPFIVRTVQPVLEEVDREVEEAAATLGASRLKTIARVLLPGLLPAILTGFAMAMARGIGEYGSVIFIAGNIPYVSEIAPLLIVIRLEEFNYAAATAVGVVMLSISFMMLLLINLIQAWSRRRFGHD
- a CDS encoding sulfate ABC transporter substrate-binding protein; translation: MTRYRSITAAAVLGFSIGFAAPVAAADITLLNVSYDPTRELYKEFNQQFTAEWTAQTGDHLTIRMSHGGSGKQARSVIDGLEADVVTLALEADINAIAEKTGKIPANWRDKLPNNSAPYTSTIIFLVRKGNPKAISDWGDLIADGVEVITPNPKTSGGARWNFLAAWAWAQKVYSGDETKIRDYIGDLFKHVPVLDTGARGSTTTFVQRGIGDVLLAWENEAFLALEELGPDKFEIVVPSISIKAEPPVTMLEGNTEAKGTTEVAKAYLEGLYSPEGQRIAAKNYYRPYKPELADAEDMKRFPDLTLVTVDDFGGWKKAQPEFFGDGGIFDQIYKPGR
- a CDS encoding Rrf2 family transcriptional regulator; this encodes MISQKAQYAFRALIALARTEQDEVCMISDIATSQSIPKKFLEQILLDLKRHGIVQSRRGKMGGYLLLKNADEITFGEVLRIVDGPLAPLPCLSKMAYRKCDGCEDEAACEIRSVFAKVAEATRNILDKTTIADAIASPEQSDIPLIA
- a CDS encoding GNAT family N-acetyltransferase, coding for MTSEAVILRELSGLAELQRSEGFQIEAWGEGEKPDNSDILMALQSEGALIGGAFRGEEMLGFLLGFPTVTPGLQHSHRLAVHPTARGLGLGAKLKWFQRDWCLARGLTKIRWTYDPLRAVNAGLNIGVLGAVSNQYFIDYYGAMPGMNAGLPSDRIMAVWDLAADSVAQRAEGIFTPDYNDANGQWLEIPQNIDALLAQDPPKAMAERLRIREALQTCFASGGKILGFDRARHSYWLENA
- the menC gene encoding o-succinylbenzoate synthase; this translates as MTPVFQGPRIDEAELRVVSLPLLTPFVVSNQTMTDKVFLLLTLRGEGIEAYAESVMDPYPDYLEETIPGALAFLKELILPDIVGKRFSAPAELNKLMAPWRGHRMSKAVVEMAYYDMWCKALNIPLKAALGGVRDEVPVGVSIGIASIETTLERIRVANDAGYKRTKLKVKQGHDLKLLEAVRKEFPEIKLTVDANTAYGLVDLPILRAMDNFHLDYIEQPLAVDDIHDHAIVQREIKTAICLDESIRSAADCRKALANEAGRVINIKVGRVAGYEASRAIHDISESFGAPVWCGGMLESGIGRAHNIHLATLPNFTKPGDTSSSSRYFKRDIINEALESTDGMMPVPQNGPGIGVTLDRDFLETVTSATETFRA